One region of Polyodon spathula isolate WHYD16114869_AA chromosome 25, ASM1765450v1, whole genome shotgun sequence genomic DNA includes:
- the LOC121299612 gene encoding peroxisome proliferator-activated receptor delta-like isoform X2 translates to MKLEYERCERTCKIQKKSRNKCQYCRFQKCLALGMSHDAIRYGRMPEAEKRKLVAGLLAGETSVQNSGGSDLKSLAKHVYNAYLKNLNMTKKKARSILTGRTSTSSPFVVHDMDTLWQAENGLVWNQLIHGAPPTKEIGVHVFYRCQCTTVETVRELTEFAKSIPGFVGLYLNDQVTLLKYGVHEAIFCMLPSLMNKDGLLVANGKGFVTREFLRSLRRPFNEIMEPKFEFAVKFNALELDDSDLALFVAAIILCGDRPGLMNVRQVEEIQDNILQALNRHLQAHHPDSLYLFPKLLQKMADLRQLVTENAQLVQKIKKTESETSLHPLLQEIYKDMY, encoded by the exons ATGAAGCTGGAGTACGAGCGCTGTGAGCGGACCTGCAAGATCCAGAAGAAGAGCCGTAACAAGTGCCAGTACTGCCGCTTCCAGAAGTGCCTTGCCCTGGGCATGTCCCACGACG CGATCCGGTACGGCCGCATGCCGGAAGCAGAAAAGAGGAAGCTGGTGGCCGGACTGCTGGCTGGGGAGACGAGCGTCCAGAACTCGGGGGGCTCGGACCTCAAGTCACTGGCCAAACACGTCTACAACGCCTACCTGAAGAACCTGAACATGACCAAGAAGAAAGCGCGCAGCATCCTGACTGGCAGGACCAGCACCAGCTCG CCCTTTGTGGTGCACGACATGGACACGCTGTGGCAGGCTGAGAACGGGCTGGTGTGGAACCAGCTGATCCACGGGGCACCCCCCACCAAGGAGATCGGGGTGCACGTGTTCTACCGCTGCCAGTGCACCACGGTGGAGACGGTGCGAGAGCTCACCGAGTTTGCCAAGAGCATCCCGGGCTTCGTGGGGCTCTACCTCAACGACCAG GTGACGCTGCTCAAGTACGGCGTGCACGAGGCCATCTTCTGCATGCTGCCCTCCCTCATGAACAAGGACGGGCTGCTGGTGGCCAATGGCAAGGGCTTCGTGACGAGGGAGTTCCTGCGCAGCCTGCGCCGGCCGTTCAATGAGATCATGGAGCCCAAGTTTGAGTTCGCCGTCAAGTTCAACGCGCTGGAGCTCGACGACAGCGACCTGGCCCTCTTCGTGGCTGCCATCATCCTCTGCGGCG ACCGACCTGGCCTGATGAATGTGAGGCAGGTGGAGGAGATCCAGGATAACATCTTGCAGGCTCTGAACCGGCACCTGCAGGCCCACCACCCCGACTCGCTGTACCTCTTCCCCAAGCTGCTGCAGAAGATGGCCGACCTGCGGCAGCTAGTGACTGAGAACGCACAGCTCGTTCAAAAAATCAAAAAGACTGAGTCCGAGACCTCGCTACACCCGCTCCTGCAGGAGATCTACAAAGACATGTACTAG
- the LOC121300284 gene encoding probable E3 ubiquitin-protein ligase makorin-1, which produces MERAMERAMERASAGTRTGNKRVPSADRIPCRHFIHGTCRLGPSCPFSHELPVWKSSQICKYFQKGCCWFGDRCRYQHVLQADGGYSGSRRGSAPALLPPWGGSAFQNRRGSEPSVQQAHWGYAGSRRGSAPAVTSLASLQRNFARLSTEFEENEEDHEAEFRPMLQHAGPLTAHAAQQTPNTPSPCRTGSMSSSASAPCLQIGAINVAEHASKLASHERHGLPKASSSQQEAAPSSSADSRGAGAGASASEAYERSKDVMCGICMDKVYEKPAPEDRRFGILPNCSHPFCLGCIVTWRKTKDFQDDVIKSCPQCRVKSTFYIPNKYWVSDPAQKHTLVAKFKERTSKIKCKFYMRHGCCPFKSECIYLHELPQGHRHLRRRRSAALPRRRSSTEDSDSEGFHIMQYAVALALLHDNGDVPDDHFSHRHFFEIFLDDSFFDSD; this is translated from the exons ATGGAGAGAGCAATGGAGAGAGCAATGGAGAGAGCAAGCGCTGGCACCAGAACCGGCAACAAGCGGGTTCCCAGTGCAGACAGGATTCCCTGCAG GCACTTCATCCATGGGACATGTAGACTGGGCCCGAGCTGCCCCTTCTCTCACGAGTTGCCGGTGTGGAAATCCTCCCAGATCTGCAAGTACTTCCAGAAAGGCTGCTGCTGGTTCGGAGACCGCTGCAG GTACCAGCATGTCCTCCAGGCCGACGGTGGCTACTCGGGTAGCAGACGGGGCTCTGCCCCTGCCCTCCTGCCCCCCTGGGGTGGCAGTGCGTTCCAGAACCGCCGCGGCTCGGAGCCGTCTGTCCAGCAGGCCCACTGGGGTTACGCCGGGAGTCGACGGGGGTCCGCACCGGCCGTTACGAGCCTGGCCAGCCTCCAGAGGAACTTTGCGCGTCTGAGCACCGAGTTTGAAGAGAATGAGGAAGATCACGAGGCTGAGTTCAGACCGATGCTGCAACATGCCG GGCCATTAACTGCACACGCAGCACAACAGACTCCCAACACCCCCTCTCCGTGCCGGACAGGTTCCATGTCCAGCTCTGCCTCGGCCCCTTGCCTCCAGATTGGTGCAATAAATGTCGCAGAACATGCCAGCAAACTAGCTTCTCATGAGAGGCACGGTCTACCCAAG GCATCTTCCAGCCAACAAGAGGCAGCTCCGAGCAGTTCTGCAGACTCTCGGGGCGCTGGTGCGGGGGCGTCTGCCTCGGAAGCCTATGAGAGGAGTAAGGATGTGATGTGTGGGATCTGCATGGACAAGGTGTATGAGAAGCCAGCCCCAGAGGATCGCCGCTTCGGAATCCTGCCCAACTGCAGCCACCCCTTCTGTTTGGGCTGCATTGTCACCTGGAGGAAAACCAAGGACTTCCAGGACGACGTCATCAA GTCGTGCCCTCAGTGCAGAGTGAAGTCAACTTTCTACATTCCAAACAAATACTGGGTTAGTGACCCTGCCCAGAAGCACACCCTGGTTGCCAAATTTAAAGAAAGGACCAG CAAAATAAAGTGCAAGTTTTACATGCGGCATGGATGCTGTCCCTTCAAATCGGAGTGCATCTATCTGCACGAGTTGCCTCAAGGGCACAGACACCTGAGAAGGAGGCGATCGGCAGCTTTA CCCCGTCGCCGCAGCTCCACAGAAGACTCTGACAGTGAGGGTTTCCACATCATGCAGTATGCGGTCGCCCTGGCCTTGCTGCACGACAACGGCGACGTGCCGGACGACCACTTCAGCCACCGCCACTTCTTCGAGATCTTCCTGGACGACTCCTTTTTCGACTCGGACTGA
- the fance gene encoding Fanconi anemia group E protein: MEGPGCLLERFEKSHRLLIQALMSGSSGASLALRVFQRSSTPDRGGFHWGGLVSTLTREEPCLEGEAHSLAVKPLVCLFPVAFKRNLLAFLHRTYTTVPRDCLLDLVRSFEQDPKSDSWVQALLGVLNRDLESCNTAAPIQLTSECQQRVKLLSEKMRAGSELGTGRGPPGRWMGYFSAHSENYRKRKSETVGLTQGRASDSEDGGSQSKKQKVTHAGDTAAACGLEEKAAEEILDGPVLDEGGAGDCGLLGGLMASGENEKFQPSQASVSVVSEGQGTSKTGAVGELPDRIRSCVPKLRELLESDMEKSEPGSSEDLQLLNECDPAQVELLCRVLRLSEVPEQVLPQFCTVLLALSPDLSCSTAAELARSLFLNKVLSLTEPASRFLTTAVTSFCSRYPRPSCCALIGPVLQARFAGSVQMELVCRLIEDCLDPEHYVLVFEQVLSVPWSEEVLSVIHSLLDRKVALSQDQFEQFIDRLSQEAAHFSKSMKFAKMVLALLTKHQSSVTGTHKNTLACSLALNETFLKKCLQAALRRIAAV, translated from the exons ATGGAGGGCCCTGGCTGTCTGCTCGAGCGGTTTGAGAAGAGCCATCGCCTGCTTATCCAGGCCCTGATGTCAGGCAGCTCCGGTGCCAGCCTGGCGCTAAGGGTGTTCCAACGCTCGAGCACCCCAGACAGGGGGGGCTTTCACTGGGGGGGTCTGGTGAGCACCCTGACCAGGGAGGAGCCGTGTCTGGAGGGAGAGGCACACAGCCTGGCAGT GAAGCCTCTGGTCTGCCTGTTTCCTGTTGCATTCAAAAGGAACCTCCTAGCTTTCCTTCACAGGACCTACACCACCGTGCCCAGAGACTGCCTGCTGGATTTGGTCCGCTCATTTGAACAGGACCCCAAATCTGACTCTTGGGTTCAGGCACTGCTCGGGGTCCTAAATCGGGACCTGGAATCCTGCAACACTGCTGCTCCGATCCAGCTGACCAGCGAGTGCCAACAGAGAGTGAAGCTGCTGTCGGAGAAAATGAGAGCAGGCAGTGAGCTGGGCACCGGCAGGGGTCCACCAGGCAGGTGGATGGGGTATTTCAGTGCACACTCGGAGAACTACAGAAAGAGAAAGAGTGAGACCGTCGGGCTGACCCAGGGCAGGGCCTCGGACTCCGAGGACGGGGGGAGCCAGAGCAAGAAGCAGAAAGTGACCCACGCTGGCGACACCGCAGCTGCTTGTGGGTTGGAGGAGAAAGCTGCTGAGGAAATCCTTGATGGGCCTGTCTTGGACGAAGGTGGCGCAGGGGACTGTGGGCTGCTCGGAGGACTGATGGCTTCAGGAGAGAACGAGAAGTTTCAGCCGAGCCAGGCGTCTGTCTCTGTGGTGTCTGAGGGACAGGGCACCTCCAAGACCGGCGCTGTTGGAGAGCTTCCTGACAGAATTCGG tcttGCGTTCCGAAGCTCAGGGAGCTACTGGAATCGGATATGGAG AAATCAGAGCCAGGCTCCAGTGAAGACCTGCAGTTGCTGAATGAGTGCGATCCAGCTCAG GTGGAGCTGTTGTGCAGGGTGCTGCGTCTCTCCGAGGTGCCCGAGCAGGTCTTGCCCCAGTTCTGCACCGTGCTGCTGGCACTGTCCCCCGATCTGAGCTGCAGCACTGCAGCCGAGCTCGCCCGGAGTCTCTTCCTCAACAAG GTCCTCTCCCTGACGGAGCCTGCCTCCCGATTCCTCACGACTGCAGTGACTTCGTTTTGCAGCCGCTACCCCCGGCCCTCCTGCTGCGCTCTCATTGGACCCGTCCTGCAGGCCCGGTTCGCAG GGAGTGTTCAGATGGAGCTGGTCTGCAGACTGATTGAGGACTGTCTGGACCCTGAGCATTACGTGCTGGTGTTTGA ACAGGTGCTGAGCGTGCCGTGGAGCGAGGAGGTCCTGTCTGTCATTCACTCCCTGCTGGACAGGAAG GTGGCGCTGTCCCAGGACCAGTTTGAGCAGTTTATTGACAGGCTGAGCCAGGAGGCAGCCCACTTCAGCAAGTCCATGAAGTTTGCAAAGATGGTCCTTGCACTCCTGACCAAACACCAGAGCAGT GTAACCGggacacacaaaaacactttggCGTGCTCCCTCGCCTTAAACGAGACCTTCCTGAAGAAGTGTCTGCAAGCAGCCCTGAGGCGCATCGCTGCTGTGTGA
- the rpl10a gene encoding 60S ribosomal protein L10a isoform X1, with amino-acid sequence MSKVSRDTLYEATREVLQGSQQKQRKFLETVELQISLKNYDPQKDKRFSGTVRLKTTPRPKFSICVLGDQQHCDEAKAADIPHMDIEALKKLNKNKKLVKKLAKKYDAFLASESLIKQIPRILGPGLNKAGKFPSLLTHNENMSTKVDEVKSTIKFQMKKVLCLAVGVGHVKMTEEELVYNIHLSINFLVSLLKKNWQNVRALYIKSTMGKPQRLY; translated from the exons ATGAG CAAGGTTTCCAGAGACACCCTCTATGAGGCTACCCGGGAGGTGCTGCAGGGCTCCCAGCAGAAGCAGCGCAA GTTCCTGGAAACGGTGGAGCTGCAGATCAGCCTGAAGAACTACGACCCCCAGAAGGACAAGCGTTTCTCGGGCACTGTCAG ACTGAAGACCACTCCCCGACCCAAGTTCTCAATCTGTGTCCTGGGAGACCAGCAGCACTGCGATGAAGCCAAGGCAGCCGACATCCCTCACATGGACATTGAGGCGCTCAAGAAACTCAACAAGAACAAGAAGCTGGTCAAGAAACTCg CTAAGAAGTATGATGCTTTCCTGGCTTCAGAGTCTCTGATCAAGCAGATCCCTCGTATCCTGGGTCCAGGGCTTAACAAGGCGGGCAAGTTCCCTTCCCTGCTCACCCACAACGAgaacatgagcaccaaggtggaCGAGGTGAAGTCCACCATCAAGTTCCAGATGAAGAAG GTACTGTGCCTGGCTGTGGGGGTGGGCCATGTGAAGATGACCGAAGAGGAGCTGGTGTACAACATCCACCTGTCAATCAACTTCCTGGTGTCTCTGCTCAAGAAGAACTGGCAGAATGTGAGAGCCCTGTACATCAAGAGCACCATGGGCAAGCCACAGCGCCTGTACTAG
- the rpl10a gene encoding 60S ribosomal protein L10a isoform X2 translates to MRRLTRSQRGSGLKTTPRPKFSICVLGDQQHCDEAKAADIPHMDIEALKKLNKNKKLVKKLAKKYDAFLASESLIKQIPRILGPGLNKAGKFPSLLTHNENMSTKVDEVKSTIKFQMKKVLCLAVGVGHVKMTEEELVYNIHLSINFLVSLLKKNWQNVRALYIKSTMGKPQRLY, encoded by the exons ATGAGACGCTTGACGAGAAGCCAGCGAGGTTCAGG ACTGAAGACCACTCCCCGACCCAAGTTCTCAATCTGTGTCCTGGGAGACCAGCAGCACTGCGATGAAGCCAAGGCAGCCGACATCCCTCACATGGACATTGAGGCGCTCAAGAAACTCAACAAGAACAAGAAGCTGGTCAAGAAACTCg CTAAGAAGTATGATGCTTTCCTGGCTTCAGAGTCTCTGATCAAGCAGATCCCTCGTATCCTGGGTCCAGGGCTTAACAAGGCGGGCAAGTTCCCTTCCCTGCTCACCCACAACGAgaacatgagcaccaaggtggaCGAGGTGAAGTCCACCATCAAGTTCCAGATGAAGAAG GTACTGTGCCTGGCTGTGGGGGTGGGCCATGTGAAGATGACCGAAGAGGAGCTGGTGTACAACATCCACCTGTCAATCAACTTCCTGGTGTCTCTGCTCAAGAAGAACTGGCAGAATGTGAGAGCCCTGTACATCAAGAGCACCATGGGCAAGCCACAGCGCCTGTACTAG